CAGGCAGTTTGTGGGTCACAGTGCAGAGTGCATTTATACCTGGTGATGCTGGGTAGAGCCTGGGAAAGTGACGCTCAGCAGCAGGACGATTGCTCGGGGAGCTGGCAGAAGCAATTGCTGAACTGCACTCCAACATCTgtgaaaggtcatggagaacaggagaggtgcctggAGGAAAGCCAGTGGCACTCTGGTCTTCAGaaagggcaaggaggaggagcCAGGAAACTCCaagccagtcagcctcacctcagtcCCTGGGAAAGTGATGGAGCGGGTTATTCTagatgtcatctccaagcaactggaagaaaaagtaatcaggagtagtcagcatggattcagcAAGAGgagatcatgcctgaccaatctggaACCTTCTGTGATGCCATGACTGATTGGGTGCATGGCAGGGCGAGCAGTGGTGGTGTAcgccttgacttcagcaagactCAGACAACCAGAGTCTGCTTGGACACTGTAACCAGCGGCGTtcccaggggtcggtgctgggcCCAGTCTTgctcaacatcttcatcagtgatctggatgaagggataggGTGctccctcagcaagtttgctggtgatACCAGGCTGGGAGGATCAGCTGACACAGCAGGAGGCcatgctgccattcagcagGACCTGGACggactggagagttgggcagagaggaacacTATGAGGTTTAAGGAGAGCAGGTACAGAGCCCTACCCCTGTAGAGGAATAACTGCGTGTGTCAGTACAGGTTTGGGGATGCCCTGCTGGaatggagctctgcagaggaggacctgggtgtcctggtgtccgtgagccagcggtgtgccTGGggttctcctcctctgctctgccctggggaggccaGGTGTGGAGCACTGGGACAAATTCTGGgttccccagttcaagaaagacagggaactgcttttttaacatcttttttccCTACTGATTCCTCTGTACTTGGAGTGATAGATCCCCTCCATGGGAAGCCTGTGTCTTCTATAGTGTATGGAGCACTGCTGGAGATTCTCTAGTGAAATTCTTCTTGTTCAGCAGGAGTAGTTTGAgtgactaattttttttttttcaccagagcttcagctgtgttttgtgctgAACTGAGCTTAGCAATAGTATTTATGGTGTAATTAATaaaggtgttgttttttctgttgttgttcttagCTCTGTTCCTCCACTGTTGAATGAAAATCTACCCACACTGCATTCTGGCATGTCTGGGTTTGGATGGGACTGTTTCCTTAAATTGCATTCAGCTTCCTCTCTTGAATGGAATGAATGCTGGTGACACACAGGCTGCTactgcacagccctgtgctcagcCAGCAGCTTCCCACATCACCTTATCCCTCTTGTCTCCAGAGGACGAACTTTTACTTCCAAAGGTCTGAACTGCAAGTTTGAGATGAGTCTTGCTGTGAGGAGTGTGATTTCAGCCCGGGCTGCTCAGACCCAGCGTGTGGGGCTTGATTTGGATGTGCAGCACCTCCAAGAAGCAGTTTTCTGGGATGTGAGGCTGTGTAATTGAacctctcctgctctgctgaaagGGTCTTTAGAACCCAAACCTTTTGTCTGTGAACTGTCAGGTCAATAAATGCAGAGtggtgctgcacagcacagctgcccagggagggggtggggtcaccatccctggaggtgttccagaaccgtggggacgtggcacctggggacatggtcagtgggcacagtggggtgagTTGGGCAGGgggatcttaaaggtctttttcaGCCCTAATGATTCCGTGGccctgtgattttgtgattctatgaacagtgGAAAAAGGAACCTGCTTCTGTTCCACATGGGGCAGAGAAGCAACTGAGAATCTCAGCCCCGTGCCCGTCCCCTGCAATCTGTGGGGTGCTGACTGCTCTTGCTGAAGCACTTGCCCGTAGCGAGCTGGTACCTCTGACCTTCCTGTGTCTCAGCAGTCCGTGCCGTGGCTGTCAGGCACTGTTGCAGAAGGATGATTCGAGGGAGTTACGTGAGGAGGGTTGAGTGGAGCAGCTTCCAAATCGTAGTTCTTGGACTGAGAGAGGTTTCTCAGCTACCAGCAGAGCTGCATATTGTCTTCCTGTGGATTGGATTATGGGACAATAACTCTTAGAATCAGTATCTCTCTCCACTAATGGCACCCTGTGCATCTCATTCATCCTGAAGGAAGCTGTTCCAGCTTGCTTCAGCTGTATGCAAAAGCTCCCACCTGATCGCTTAGTGAAGTGTGaatgcctgcagtgctgcttgccTCCACGCTGCAAAGAGATCTTTGGAGACACGGGAGCTTCTCTATTTGTCCTCAGGTGGACTGCACACGCAGCTTCTGGGTGCAGTAGTAATTTTCAAGTGAGCAATTTGAGAATGGCTGTATGCAGTTGGTTGGAAGCAAGAGCCCTAGGTCAGAGGAAGAGggggaaagctgaaaaaaaagcagctgtcaTTTTCTGAATTGCGGAagcacaaaaaacccaaacaaacgAATAACGTTCTTTGCTTCaagttctgtgctttttgctgactttttgctttttaaatcaaGGTGAAGGCAAATGCACTTGGACTTCTGCAAGGGAACAGCAGGCAAAGCTGAAGGAACACGCAGCAAGGTGTTTCAGGGTGTGCACGCGTCTGTAAAGAATAACCGAGTTGCTGAGTTGTCATTAATTTAGTGGTACCAGAGAATGGTTTGCTTGCTATTGGCTTTAAGCAGCGCAGGTACGAGCAGTGCACGTGCACAGTGTGGtgcgggggtggggggggcagcTGAGACCTTCTTCAGAACCTGAACTCGGAGATCTGTCCACAGGGCAGCTCTTGTTTTCCTCGCCAGGTTCTCTCCTGCAGACCTTTGTGCAGTAAATACCTTTTCCAGCAGGTGTATCTTGCTAGAGAGATTTGATGAagttctgttttggtttttgttgttgttgttgttgatgatgaGGTTAATtaagatcaaaacaaaaccGACACATCAGCGTGGTGCTGCAGTCTGGAAACTCCTGTGGCGATGTAGGATGTGTGCAGTCGTTAAACGCCcgctgctggaggagcagcgtGGTGGGTGTGCAGCGCGCGATGCTTCAGCTCCTCCGCGTGTTTTGCCGTTGTCTGCCCAGTGTCAGCGCTCCCCGGATCATAAAGGTGCCTGGGAAGCGGTGCTGAGGCCCAGCCCCCGGTGCAGGCGGTGCTTTCTTGTGCTGGCTGGGATGGTTTTGCAGCTCCGAGCTCAGCCGGGCGGCTACTGACAGCTTTCcacttctgttcctttttgCAGGAAGCGCGACGTCATGCAGAACATCATGCAGATCTTGGAGTCTGTCCAGTTGAAGTGGGAGCTGTTCCAGAGCTGGACTGACTTCTCCAGGCTACATCTCTCCAACAAACTGGCCATTTTTGGCATCGGCTACAACACGCGCTGGAAGGAGGACATTCGCTACCACTACGCGGAGATCAGCTCGCAGGTGCCCCTGGGCAAGCGGCTCCGGGAGTATTTCAACTCGGAGAAGCCGGAGGGCAGGGTCATCATGACCAGAGTGCAgaaaatgaactggaaaaacGTTTACTACAAATTCCTGGAGATCACCATCAGCGAAGCGAGGTGCCTGGAGCTGCACATGGAGATTGACTGGATACCCATCGCCCACTCCAAGCCAACGGGAGGAAACGTCGTTCAGTATTTATTGCCGGGGGGCATCCCCAAGAGCCCGGGTCTGTACGCCATCGGGTACGAGGAGTGCCACGAGAAGCCCCACTCGCCTCTGGCGGAGCCCCGGGGCCCCGATCCCAGCAATGAGACTCCGGGGGAGCTGGAGGTGCCGTCGCCGCAAGCCTCGCTTCGGGTGGAGATGGAGTCTGCCCGCATCATCTACTGCTACCTCGGCATCGCCGAGGTCAGGACTCTCCAGCAGTGCCTGTTTCTACATTTTCAGGCAAACACCAAAACCTTCAGCAAAGAGTGGGTTGGGATCAACGCGTTTTTATCTCAGAACTGCGTCGTAGAGCCCGGGGTGTCCCCCAAATCCATCTACATCAAATTTGTGGAAGTGGAGAGGGATTTTCTTTCCGCTGGCTCTTTGGTAGAGTGCCTGGAAAAAGCCATTGGATACCCCTTAAAATTCAACAACTGAACCTCGTCCTTCATAAGGATTAGGGCTTCTGCCCGTTTCCCATCTCACCGTCGGACGCTTGCGGATCCTGCCTGCGCGCAGCCGGGCGGGCCAAGGCTTTGCACACGGAGCGCGTTggagggagggggctgggggcggGGGGCTCGTCCCGGCGCTGAGCCCTGCCCGGGCTCCTGCGGGTACATTCCACGGGGACGGAGCGCACGCTGGGCGGCTCGCACGGAAAGCTGATTTTCCACGGTGTCTCATTTTTACACATCCGTCTCTCTAAGTGTTACTACAGATCTGAATAAATAAGCAATAGATAATGGCGACTTAAATCTTGAATCACGTCAAATGAGACTGTTTTTCAAAGCCACCCTTAGATACTATTGTATATAATTTAGAAATTCACTTTTTTCACCCATCCAGTGTTCTCCTATCTCCAAACAGTGTTGCCTGCAAagacttttgtttctgtgatgtATTCCACTTTCCTAGTAGTGTTGCCATATCcgcttttattttattttattttattttttaacattaaaataattcctgggcttttgttatttttgtttttatcgGTTTCTTTTCTGAGTTCTAGTTAGCCTCTTTGTGAGAATAACCTGGCAGCTGGGAAACATTTTGTCAAACCATGCTTATGGATACAATCAAAGCTGTGAGacggggagggggtggggggggggaggccGGGAGGAAGCATTTATTGCCTTTCAGAAGTGTTACTATATATGCCCCATCACCTTGCTGGCCGGTGCTGGCGTTTCGGTTTTTCTAAAGCTCATTGATCAGTGACGTTGTGACATACGATGAATGTGTCGGTCCTAATAAAATCGAGCAAACGCGCACGGGCTCCTGGAGGCGTCTTTCTCCGCTCTGGGCAGGGTTCCCGTGGGAAGGAGCCTCCCATGGGCGCCAGCCGCGTCCGCGGGGCCCTTTGCCGTTGTGTCGTGGCCAGCAGCGACGAGGGGCGGCGGGCGCTGCTGTGCCCTTATCCTgcggggctcagccccagggtGCTGCAAGGGGCAGCGGCCGCCTCCTGGTCCCCCTCCCCGGCTCCGCAGGTGATGCTGGAGTGCTGGGTGCAGGCCGGGCCCTGGAGCTGCTCCGTGCACCTCGGAGCTGTGTCCTCGCCCAGCGGCTCCCACCAccgggcagtgctgggagatgCCTTCCCCCGCTGCCCTGCCCGCTTCCCCTGTTAAGTTTGGGTCTCGGCGTGGGGAGGCCTTTGCTGCGGCACAGCTTTGAAGGACTCCTCGATTTTCCGTGAGCTTGGTGACAATTGTCCTCCTCTGGCCAATTCTGCTGCTTCATGCGTGGCTGGAGAAAACAAGGCAAAGTCCAAGAAGCCACAAACGCGGCCCAGGGGTGAGTGTGGGGCTGGAGAAGAGTGGGAACGTGGGATGCGCCAGCGCTGGGGCTGTGCCGTGtgctccccctgccccaggcCGGCAGAGCTGCTGGATTCTCGGGGAGGCGATGCTTTCAGAACAGGGCTCTGACAGCTGCCCCACGGTGCCCGGCAGCGGGGACGCTCGGAAGGGTTCCTGGAGCTGCTCCCGGCAGAGGCTGTCCCTGTCCTTGTCCCTTCCTGAGGATCCGGTCCTGGGGCGGGTGCCCAGAGGGGGTTTCTGCTGCGTTTCTGCCCCTCGGCTCCAGGTGCCACTCAGCTCCCGtggctccagctgtgccctgcagccacGCAGCTCCTTGGTCTCGCTTTAATCCACGGGGTCAGGGTGTTCGTTTCTGTGCgtttgtgggggtttttttaatgattctttTTAAGGATTAATGCGTTTATCCCAGGgcgtggggaggaggaggaggaagagagggaggggtGTGGTGGGAGCACTGGGCTCCCTATGGAGGAGGGAGGCCCACATTAATAATAGCCCTAATAATGGCCGCAATAATGGCTCTAATATcacaattaattattaataaccCTAATAACTAATAAATAATCAGTGATAAGCCCTGGTTGGATGGAAGGGGAGGCAGTTTGGACTCGGGAGGTGGGGCCAAGAGGCCCCGCCCCACAAGCCCCGCCCCCNNNNNNNNNNNNNNNNNNNNNNNNNNNNNNNNNNNNNNNNNNNNNNNNNNNNNNNNNNNNNNNNNNNNNNNNNNNNNNNNNNNNNNNNNNNNNNNNNNNNNNNNNNNNNNNNNNNNNNNNNNNNNNNNNNNNNNNNNNNNNNNNNNNNNNNNNNNNNNNNNNNNNNNNNNNNNNNNNNNNNNNNNNNNNNNNNNNNNNNNNNNNNNNNNNNNNNNNNNNNNNNNNNNNNNNNNNNNNNNNNNNNNNNNNNNNNNNNNNNNNNNNNNCGCTCCTGATGTCGCGGTGCCGCCCGTCGGGTGCTCTGGGAGGGGACGCTCGGGGTCGGGGGGGTCCCGCGGCTCCTCGCCCCGTGCCGCCCCGTGGGGCTGACCCCGCGCTGCGCTCGGTTCCCATCGGGGGCATTTCCCCGCCGATAATTCCCCCCTCCCGCTCGGCATCGAGCGGAAAAAAATCGATGTCTTTTTTTCCCGTCATCAAACctgccccccccgcccccccgctgcccccaggCTGCTCCGCCGTGCCCCGCTCTGGCCGTGGggtttttcccttcttttgccCTGTTCCTGCGGGTCGaaggggagagctgcaggcGCCGGGGTTGCTGCTGAGGGACGCGGCCCTTCGAGTTTCCTTCGAGGAGAAGGAAACGGCCCCGaagacaatggggacaatgggtgGTGTTTCCTCCCCAGCGGGGCGCTCCCTGCCCCCGGTAGAGCCGCTTTGTCGTCGTGCTGTTCcgtttttgttgttattatttagGAGCGTTAATTGAAGGGTGGTGGGATGCGGTGCGCGGGTACAGGGATGCGGTGCTGCAGGAAGGACCCAGCTCACCCCTCTGAGTGCAGAAATACGGAGAAATGGTGACTTGGGACCCAAATTGGTGGGTTTGGGTGCTTTCCTAGAGTGACAGAACCAAACCTTCGCACCTGATGGGGTCTGCGTGGGATGACGGCAAAACAAATGATGGGGGAAagatgggaaggaggaaaggagagtgGGGGTGATGCTGGGTGCCCACTGCTGTGTCCGTGTCCCCACGTCGGTGCTGAGCCGCAGGGGTTAAGCCGCCCGCTCGCGTCTATCTATAGCaaagtcacatttttttcctgattttggCTCTCCAGAGGATACGGCGCTTTCTGCCCCTGGGTCGTGAGAACGGCCGCCGTGTCCGTTCCCAACGGGTGCAGCGCAGCCCCTATCTGCCCGGTTATAAATAGTGCAGGACTGGGGGGACCAGCCCGGGGCCGGGTGGGTGCAGCGCTTCCTCGTGGGTCCCTTGACCTTTCTCGAGGCTCTCTGGGGCCGCTGTCCGTCCACATTCCCGCTCTGGCACCGTTTCCGCTCTGGAGGAGCACGTTCAATCCGAGCCGTCATCTCTCGGTTTAATTTCTGTCTCGGTTTCACATGGCCAAATCGCCTTAATCCTATAGAGCGAGGGCATCGGATGCAATCCGCCTCCAGCTCATTAATTCCCGGGTGGTTAGTGGCTTACAGGGTCCGCCGGGGGGCTGAGGCTTTGGGGAGGTTGCTTTTGTCATGAGCATGGTTCTGGGGCATTTGGATGGGAGAGGTGGCATTTGGGGCTGAAATAGTGGGATTTAGCCAGCGGGACACGGGATTTCCCTCAGGGGTCACAGTGCTCCATGCAGGTGCAGCAGTTCTCTATGGAGCAGCACTGGAGGTGTGCAGGGATTTAAAGgctgtttccaaaggaaaaaaacccgGCAGATGGGCTCAGGCAGAGGAGCCCTCCCCGGGCAGGTGCTTAGCTCAGGGCGGTTGGATGAAATCGGTGTTTTTCATCCCAAACAGCAGCCGGCTGGCCCCCAGGGAAGGCAGCGCACGAAGGGCCTGCCCACCCCTCCCGCCGTTATGCATATGCACGCCCCAAGCAGCTTAATTTTTTCGATCTGGTTAAAGCATTAGGGGATTTGCAGAGGCGAGGTGGCTAAATCTGGAGCTGATGCCAACGGCAGCGCTGCGCACCGAAGGGTTCGGGGCTGCTCCCCGGGGACTGCGGCCCCACCAGAGCTCAGGCACCAGCTCTCGGAGGGAGATTCCTCCTGCACtgaggggctgcggggcagcTCCCCAAGAAAAAGCGCGATTTTGGATGCCAGCGCCCTCCAGCAAAGCAGTGCTCGTGCTTTGAGGACGACGTCGCCTCTGCCCCCCGTGCTGGGGGTGAGGATGAAGCCATGATCTTTTATCTGTCTCCGAGATTTAGAGAtgtcagagctgtgctgtgggcacAGTGCTGTTGGGTTGTCAGTAGGTTTCAGAGTTGCTCCTAACAGCAAAGGGAGCCAGGCCCATGGTGAGCAGCGTGGGTCAGCCGTGATTTAGGCATTTCCACAGTGACGGGTGCTCGGTGTCAGCGGGGAGGGATGGAGCTGCTGCAAGAATCCGTCCACTGAGCTTCACTGCACGGGGAAAACAGCCCGGGCTGGGCAAACTGGGACAGCTGGAGGCTGGTCCTGGGGCTCGCTGCTGGAAAAACAACCCAATGACACAGGCACTGGGTGCAGAGCTGTTTGCTCATGGCCATGGTATCCTGTGAGTAATGATGGATGTATTTGTCGCTTCCTCTATCTCTGAAAGGTTTCAGGGCTTGATCTTGAGGCCAAGTCAATGGGACGTTCCTGGGGCTGGTGCCAAGAGCGTGCTGCCCAAGGGCTTTGCTATCGCTGCTGCCCAGGCACCGCTCAGCCCCATTCCACCTTAACTTTGCCACAGCGTGTGGTTTTCGCTGTACTTTATGCAGGTCAGACCGATGCTGGCGGGTGAAAATGCGGCGTTTCCATGGGGTGAGGAGCGCGGGTAACGGTCCCCAGTCAGCGCTTtgtgctgccagcacacacagctgtgggACGGCGCGATCCCATCTCCCACATCAGACCCAAGGAATGCCACCACGGGAGGAGCTCGGCCCATCCGTGCCGTTAGGGAGCCATGCTCTGCGatgttattttaaagtattcttttattttcacgACGCTCTTTGCATCCCTGCAACCTGTGCCGCCGCCTCCGGCGCGGTTTTCCCCCCTGGGTAGGACTTAAGGTTTTATGTGCTTAGGTCGGGTTTAGCTATTTTAGGAGCGGAGGTGTCTGCCCTCGCCCGGCCCCCGCCGTCCCCTCTGCTCCTTGGCCGGAGCCGCCCCAGGAGGGCCCGGGGGGGTCGGGCGCTATCGGCCGGGGCAGCGCTTCctgcgcggggctgcgggcgccGTGCGGGGGGGAAGAGCGGATGCGCGGAGGAGGCTAAAAATACCCCCGGGCACCGCGATGTCATCTGGAAAGATCCTGGAGGAGTTTCTGTGTGAGGGGAAGGGGCGGGGGGGGCAAGGATCTGGGGGGGCTGCGCCTGGGAGCGCGTTACTCCGGGAGTTAACCCAAGCAGGCGGTGCCCCGATGCccaattttttccatttgctccttttcccctttttgctGCAAAACCAGAAGATTTGCCCCAAATCGCGGCAGGGATGGAGCGCAGCCCCCCACGTTCTCCCTGCTCCCGAGCATCCCGGGGGTGAGGACATGGGACGTGGGGCAGCCGGGCCGCGCCGGGTCAGCG
The DNA window shown above is from Numida meleagris isolate 19003 breed g44 Domestic line chromosome 23, NumMel1.0, whole genome shotgun sequence and carries:
- the MSANTD2 gene encoding myb/SANT-like DNA-binding domain-containing protein 2 isoform X3: MAASCGSSQLPAAEPPLKIPKMEVLSPGSPGALSDGNPSLSDPSTPSGASPLGPGPAAGGAGLGGGGAAGGRGGASPSVSFSPGGAAAAAAAAACRGMSWTPAETNALIAVWGNERLVEARYQQLEGAGTVFGSKAPGPAMYERVSRALAELGYERTPSQCRERIKTLRRCYSRVKEHGVGKRKSSYTFEQLEQVFGQGGWDSQPCQPVLINSSGLYQELESDGSTMEEYSQEDWGNHSQDLHCYQTGEQELDEMPTTKRTLKIKQESSEDTQKRDVMQNIMQILESVQLKWELFQSWTDFSRLHLSNKLAIFGIGYNTRWKEDIRYHYAEISSQVPLGKRLREYFNSEKPEGRVIMTRVQKMNWKNVYYKFLEITISEARCLELHMEIDWIPIAHSKPTGGNVVQYLLPGGIPKSPGLYAIGYEECHEKPHSPLAEPRGPDPSNETPGELEVPSPQASLRVEMESARIIYCYLGIAEVRTLQQCLFLHFQANTKTFSKEWVGINAFLSQNCVVEPGVSPKSIYIKFVEVERDFLSAGSLVECLEKAIGYPLKFNN
- the MSANTD2 gene encoding myb/SANT-like DNA-binding domain-containing protein 2 isoform X4, with product MEEYSQEDWGNHSQDLHCYQTGEQELDEMPTTKRTLKIKQESSEDTQKRDVMQNIMQILESVQLKWELFQSWTDFSRLHLSNKLAIFGIGYNTRWKEDIRYHYAEISSQVPLGKRLREYFNSEKPEGRVIMTRVQKMNWKNVYYKFLEITISEARCLELHMEIDWIPIAHSKPTGGNVVQYLLPGGIPKSPGLYAIGYEECHEKPHSPLAEPRGPDPSNETPGELEVPSPQASLRVEMESARIIYCYLGIAEVRTLQQCLFLHFQANTKTFSKEWVGINAFLSQNCVVEPGVSPKSIYIKFVEVERDFLSAGSLVECLEKAIGYPLKFNN